In Anopheles gambiae chromosome 2, idAnoGambNW_F1_1, whole genome shotgun sequence, a single window of DNA contains:
- the LOC11176020 gene encoding uncharacterized protein LOC11176020, with protein MSTVHIARIMHDFLHRGVERELDNFPPGEEFYQLESPPHAANLLAFALGQLQPGSSGWNTMEDMGRPDLLPDRKLYKQLEQIVFRMPTLEFQLIPLVMQVDGGELQSSFLMRVRKAARSADCVYVDLANRKYDRFAQFIASNTLPACVLWVPQDGRLRYAVQAGAPYPMLTIERHRIERVADTFRNITTVGTVVGSVLSMTPLGPAVGLPLLVLSTAASSGFSLSSLVDGCKHESGKVVTGRAVALAFSLTSFAGAGLTAACRVEKLRRLIPADRLVQLERAEKLLSGGLKKVATGSIASTVVGTVCGWKTLSTSEQIELGALLCFAYRESFSWAVVERLICTMQLDGVVKFFCTTCPNLAYDLVRVKIRGTQAERYLQLVVDVLEKQVSFTVDDNFTTIKLFGYTLQFDTMFSIDWEHLKMVLLFLQSSRSEIGNVCRSVGQPLTQDTLADVVRLLQLVKSLPDIACAVTNCITLGRGHRFSFATVRALMSGAEGLNRTELLKQLAAFDHDRTAALNELRESGCIEGGDQALFRWLGCHQPADYNDALAALEQLAKLGVGSLKFEQTRIVVSALCAFEAKPFLAVPVHLRALLLRDERFLALCNGANPELLPRANRAWIRTVTAGDDTLRQLETIELLKELFACATDTHPPLTLADALDYALGFEDGTVPQVYYRVLALWKQCATVSSPPKATCKARFLRLLEEVHLLHMDRYFAFNPKRGADGPLGDEAELIGEVRKMLPTAEAAGSGTSTLCFGPPERAACWLELIPALRNDWSHSRIYQALSALLTYGTAVVLEQRDKTLEQQQQQYVELAGKKMLMFARGDSRVVIEVLLPAENDNGMHRASFYLCGSAFGGADGRPA; from the exons atgtcGACTGTGCATATTGCCCGCATCATGCACGACTTCCTGCACCGCGGGGTGGAAAGAGAGTTAGACAATTTCCCGCCCGGAGAGGAATTCTACCAGCTCGAAAGCCCACCGCACGCGGCCAATCTGCTGGCGTTCGCGCTCGGCCAGCTGCAGCCGGGCTCGTCAGGCTGGAATACGATGGAGGACATGGGGCGGCCGGACCTGCTGCCCGACCGGAAGCTGTACAAGCAGCTGGAACAGATCGTGTTCCGCATGCCGACGCTCGAGTTCCAGCTCATCCCGCTGGTAATGCAGGTGGACGGAGGAGAGCTGCAGTCGAGCTTCCTGATGCGCGTACGGAAAGCGGCCCGCTCAGCCGACTGCGTGTACGTCGATCTGGCCAACCGCAAGTACGACCGGTTTGCGCAGTTTATTGCGTCGAACACGCTGCCCGCCTGCGTGCTGTGGGTGCCGCAGGATGGCCGCCTGCGCTATGCCGTGCAGGCCGGTGCACCCTACCCGATGCTGACGATCGAACGGCACCGGATCGAGCGTGTGGCCGACACGTTCCGCAACATTACGACCGTCGGGACGGTGGTTGGGTCGGTGCTGTCGATGACACCGCTCGGGCCCGCGGTAgggctgccgctgctggtgctgtccACCGCTGCCAGCAGTGGCTTCTCCCTCTCGAGCCTGGTCGATGGCTGCAAGCACGAGAGCGGCAAGGTGGTGACTGGCCGCGCCGTCGCCCTCGCCTTCAGCCTGACCTCGTTTGCCGGCGCCGGGCTGACGGCGGCCTGTCGGGTGGAGAAGCTGCGCCGGCTGATACCGGCCGACCGGCTGGTGCAGCTCGAACGGGCGGAAAAGCTGCTGAGCG GTGGGCTAAAGAAGGTGGCCACGGGCAGTATCGCCTCGACGGTGGTCGGTACCGTGTGCGGCTGGAAAACGCTCTCCACCAGCGAGCAGATCGAGCTCGGGGCATTGCTGTGCTTCGCCTACCGGGAGTCCTTTAGCTGGGCCGTGGTGGAGCGGCTCATCTGCACGATGCAGCTGGACGGTGTGGTAAAGTTCTTCTGCACCACCTGCCCCAATCTAGCGTACGACCTGGTGCGCGTGAAGATCCGTGGCACACAGGCGGAGCGCTACCTGCAGCTGGTCGTCGACGTTCTCGAGAAGCAGGTGAGCTTCACGGTGGACGATAATTTCACCACGATCAAGCTGTTCGGCTACACGCTGCAGTTCGACACGATGTTCTCCATCGACTGGGAGCATCTGaagatggtgctgctgtttctgCAATCGTCCAGGAGCGAGATCGGCAATGTGTGCCGCTCGGTCGGGCAACCGCTGACGCAGGATACGCTCGCCGATGTGGTGCGTCTGCTGCAGCTGGTCAAAAGTCTGCCGGACATTGCGTGCGCCGTGACCAATTGCATCACCCTCGGCCGGGGGCATCGCTTTTCGTTCGCAACCGTGCGCGCACTCATGTCCGGGGCGGAAGGGCTGAACCGTACGGAGCTGCTAAAGCAGCTCGCTGCCTTCGATCACGATCGGACGGCAGCGTTAAACGAGCTGCGCGAATCCGGTTGCATCGAGGGCGGCGATCAGGCACTGTTTCGCTGGCTCGGCTGCCACCAGCCCGCCGACTACAACGACGCACTGGCCGCGCTGGAGCAGCTGGCCAAGCTGGGGGTAGGCTCGCTCAAGTTCGAGCAGACGCGGATCGTCGTGAGTGCGCTGTGCGCGTTCGAGGCGAAACCGTTCCTGGCGGTGCCCGTCCATCTGCGTGCCCTCCTGCTGCGGGACGAACGCTTCCTGGCCCTCTGTAACGGGGCCAATCCGGAGCTGCTGCCACGGGCGAACCGTGCCTGGATCCGCACCGTGACTGCCGGTGACGATACGCTCCGGCAGCTGGAAACGATCGAGCTGCTGAAGGAACTGTTCGCGTGCGCCACCGACACCCATCCACCGCTGACGCTGGCCGACGCCCTGGACTATGCGCTCGGCTTTGAGGACGGTACCGTGCCGCAGGTGTACTACCGCGTGCTGGCGCTCTGGAAACAGTGCGCCACCGTCAGCTCGCCGCCTAAAGCAACGTGCAAGGCACGCTTTCTCCGACTGCTCGAGGAAGTGCACTTGCTTCACATGGACCGATACTTTGCGTTCAACCCTAAGCGTGGTGCCGACGGACCGCTGGGCGACGAGGCCGAGCTGATCGGCGAAGTTCGCAAGATGCTTCCGACAGCGGAGGCAGCAGGCAGCGGCACGAGTACGCTATGCTTCGGACCACCGGAACGGGCTGCCTGCTGGTTGGAGCTGATTCCCGCACTGCGCAACGATTGGAGCCACAGCCGCATCTACCAAGCGCTCAGCGCTCTTCTTACCTACGGCACTGCGGTCGTGCTGGAGCAGCGCGATAAAAccctcgagcagcagcagcagcagtacgtggAATTGGCGGGCAAAAAAATGCTCATGTTTGCCCGGGGCGATAGTCGCGTGGTGATCGAGGTGTTGCTACCGGCGGAAAACGACAATGGAATGCACCGTGCCTCGTTTTATCTGTGCGGAAGTGCTTTCGGTGGTGCTGACGGACGGCCAGCCTAA
- the LOC1281185 gene encoding bifunctional lysine-specific demethylase and histidyl-hydroxylase NO66 has translation MFARCQTCLSQQCKYKNQGACCGTQLHTPRRSVLREKQKRVRLFPSVKQNATLATQFRTMETATATPGPPELVLPKDEPGAGNGVTPGGTTITTSTPLTGSNKKPPQKRKKPAASPQPSPSTKPKQDSEPAAADGSTTNGEQVRPVPEGSSQAEPAPVVKKQKKKHTEEGKQTTSTTPPGKKQKGATGKHVRFHIKLYSASKQPTAATTAGIAKKKKAKQQQAVPGVVPEQQHKQQNGATGAEPKKKASKKGRPAKVNGGAVGLPPTSVVTPLKRASQIKQEPKTPSRAAHSTIVGGTSSSTTTPTTASPAGTALHELDSVTIGRQTFAWLIGPTISVDEFMRTHWERKPLLVQRNDRAYYAGLLSRAMIDEMLRTNNIEYTKNIDITSYRDGQRETHNPDGRVLPPDLWHFYDAGCSVRMLNPQTYLRSVYELNVKLQEYFHCMTGANFYLTPPGSQGFAPHYDDIEAFVLQIEGRKRWRLYGPRQPQEVLARVSSENLRQDELAGPPIVDVVLEAGDLLYFPRGCIHQAATVPGAHSLHITVSVYQRNCWADLFEQMLPIALATAADTEPQLREGLPLDLHQHFGIVHSDGISADRRRLIVRIRAMFDKLFSDAAIDAAVDQLAKRFQHDALPPLVDFGEWDDTVYGGGNYEFRPDGTVRCARPIDDRSSVRLLRRNILRLVSEEEKLRIYYHTDNSREYHQYEANFLELDHETALGVELLIKMYPRYVLVSSLPVEDRLEFIRSLWEKGLIVCRRPGEDARADTSASTP, from the exons GCAAAACGCAACGCTTGCCACCCAGTTCCGCACGATGGAAACAGCCACCGCCACCCCAGGCCCTCCCGAGCTGGTCCTCCCGAAGGATGAACCCGGCGCCGGGAACGGTGTGACGCCGGGTGGcactaccatcaccaccagcacaccGCTAACcggaagcaacaaaaagccaccgcagaaaaggaaaaaaccgGCAGCCTCTCCGCAACCCTCCCCGAGCACAAAGCCAAAGCAGGACAGTGAG CCTGCTGCCGCTGACGGTAGCACCACCAACGGTGAACAGGTGCGGCCAGTGCCGGAAGGATCGTCCCAAGCGGAACCTGCGCCCGTGGTgaaaaagcagaagaaaaagcacACTGAAGAGGGAAAGCAAACGACGTCGACGACGCCACcgggaaagaagcaaaaaggggCCACCGGCAAACATGTGCGCTTTCACATTAAGCTGTATTCCGCATCGAAGCAACCGACCGCTGCCACGACGGCTGGCAttgcgaagaaaaagaaagctaagcagcagcaggcggtgCCGGGCGTGGTTCCAGAACAGCAGCACAAGCAGCAAAATGGAGCCACCGGCGCCGAACCGAAGAAGAAAGCGTCGAAAAAAGGGCGCCCCGCGAAGGTGAACGGCGGTGCGGTTGGTTTGCCGCCGACGAGTGTTGTTACGCCGCTGAAGCGCGCCTCCCAGATCAAGCAGGAACCAAAGACACCGAGCAGGGCGGCCCATTCAACCATCGTCGGCGgcacctcctcctccaccaccacccccaccaCTGCCAGCCCGGCCGGCACGGCCCTGCACGAGCTGGACAGTGTGACGATTGGGCGCCAGACGTTCGCGTGGCTCATCGGCCCCACCATATCGGTGGACGAGTTTATGCGCACGCACTGGGAGCGGAAGCCGCTGCTGGTGCAGCGCAACGACCGCGCGTACTATGCCGGCCTGCTGTCCCGCGCCATGATCGACGAGATGCTGCGCACGAACAACATCGAGTACACGAAAAACATCGACATCACGTCGTACCGGGACGGGCAGCGCGAGACGCACAATCCGGACGGGCGCGTGCTCCCGCCCGACCTGTGGCACTTCTACGACGCCGGCTGCAGCGTGCGCATGCTCAACCCGCAAACCTACCTGCGCTCCGTGTACGAGCTGAACGTGAAGCTGCAGGAGTACTTCCACTGCATGACGGGGGCAAACTTCTACCTGACGCCGCCGGGCAGCCAGGGCTTCGCGCCGCACTACGACGACATCGAGGCGTTCGTGCTGCAGATCGAGGGCCGCAAGCGCTGGCGCCTGTACGGGCCCCGCCAGCCGCAGGAGGTGCTGGCGCGCGTGTCGTCGGAAAACCTGCGCCAGGACGAGCTGGCCGGGCCGCCCATCGTCGACGTGGTGCTGGAGGCGGGCGATCTGCTGTACTTTCCGCGCGGCTGCATCCACCAGGCGGCCACCGTACCGGGCGCCCACTCGCTCCACATCACCGTCAGCGTGTACCAGCGCAACTGCTGGGCGGATCTGTTCGAGCAGATGCTGCCGATTGCGCTCGCGACCGCGGCCGACACGGAGCCGCAGCTGCGCGAGGGCTTGCCGCTCGATCTGCACCAGCACTTCGGCATCGTGCACTCGGACGGCATCAGTGCGGACCGGCGCCGGCTGATCGTGCGCATTCGGGCCATGTTCGACAAGCTGTTCTCGGACGCGGCGATCGATGCGGCGGTCGACCAGCTGGCGAAGCGGTTCCAGCACGACGCGCTGCCCCCGCTGGTCGACTTTGGCGAGTGGGACGATACGGTGTACGGGGGCGGGAACTACGAGTTCCGCCCGGACGGGACGGTACGGTGCGCCCGGCCGATCGACGACCGCTCCTCGGTGCGGCTGCTGCGCCGCAACATACTGCGGCTGGTGAGCGAGGAGGAAAAGCTGCGCATCTACTACCACACGGACAATTCGCGCGAGTACCACCAGTACGAGGCGAACTTCCTCGAGCTGGACCACGAGACGGCGCTCGGGGTGGAGCTGCTGATCAAGATGTACCCGCGGTACGTGCTGGTCAGCAGCCTGCCGGTCGAGGATCGGCTCGAGTTCATCCGCAGCCTGTGGGAGAAGGGTTTGATCGTGTGCCGGCGGCCGGGCGAGGATGCGCGCGCCGACACATCCGCGTCCACACCGTAG